The following coding sequences lie in one Microcoleus sp. bin38.metabat.b11b12b14.051 genomic window:
- a CDS encoding type II toxin-antitoxin system PemK/MazF family toxin, with protein sequence MIIRQGDIYWIDLGQPIGYEPGYIRPYVVIQNDVLNSSQIRTVIVCTLTTNLRRAKAMGNVLLEAGEANLADQSVVNVSQFLTLDKALLIDKIGRVSQERVRQILAGLALVTKPMEIDLGEQDE encoded by the coding sequence ATGATAATTCGTCAGGGAGATATCTACTGGATAGATTTAGGACAGCCGATAGGTTATGAACCAGGTTATATTCGTCCTTATGTCGTCATTCAAAACGATGTACTGAACAGTTCTCAAATCAGAACTGTAATTGTTTGTACATTGACTACTAATCTCAGACGAGCTAAGGCGATGGGTAATGTATTACTTGAAGCCGGAGAAGCTAATCTAGCAGACCAAAGTGTAGTGAATGTGTCTCAATTTTTGACATTAGATAAAGCTTTATTGATAGATAAAATTGGCAGAGTTTCTCAGGAGAGAGTCCGACAAATTCTAGCAGGGTTAGCACTTGTGACTAAGCCAATGGAAATAGATTTAGGTGAACAAGATGAGTGA
- a CDS encoding DUF433 domain-containing protein — MDWRKLIHPKPKTATIQPAAAETRLSVEFLLGLFAAGWTQEQVLEKYPALTSPKLRAALAAADSQLVSSIANPELLEIIAQTREELKIGKNLSLQDIQGDVWE; from the coding sequence ATGGACTGGCGAAAGCTCATTCATCCCAAGCCAAAAACTGCAACAATTCAACCCGCAGCGGCAGAAACTCGATTGTCTGTAGAATTCTTGTTGGGGCTGTTTGCGGCAGGATGGACCCAAGAGCAGGTGTTAGAGAAATATCCCGCACTCACTTCGCCGAAGCTGCGCGCTGCTTTAGCTGCTGCGGATTCCCAGTTAGTGTCATCGATCGCCAATCCTGAGTTACTGGAAATTATCGCACAAACTAGGGAAGAGTTAAAAATCGGGAAAAACTTGTCGCTTCAGGATATTCAGGGGGATGTTTGGGAGTAA
- a CDS encoding DUF4189 domain-containing protein, producing the protein MLQKLGLKLVVLTVLTLPMFGSAQMAQAQNTHGATAYSPTSDATGISWDHATEKEALDAAVAACNTQSGGANDCQALTSNTNNCGAISVGKGGAGAGWGDDKASAEAQALAGCSELDGGNCKIQLSACNK; encoded by the coding sequence ATGCTGCAAAAACTTGGTTTAAAGTTGGTAGTATTGACTGTTCTGACACTTCCTATGTTTGGCTCTGCCCAGATGGCCCAAGCTCAGAACACTCATGGAGCTACTGCTTATTCCCCGACTTCTGACGCCACGGGTATTAGTTGGGATCATGCTACAGAGAAAGAAGCCCTAGATGCAGCAGTAGCTGCCTGCAATACACAAAGCGGAGGGGCTAACGACTGTCAAGCGCTGACATCTAATACCAATAACTGTGGAGCGATATCAGTAGGAAAAGGAGGAGCAGGTGCGGGCTGGGGCGATGATAAAGCATCAGCAGAAGCTCAAGCTCTGGCTGGTTGCAGCGAACTAGATGGTGGCAACTGCAAAATACAGCTTTCAGCTTGCAACAAGTAA
- a CDS encoding ThiF family adenylyltransferase, which yields MSIFFHEQLYRSPAVMSLVKNFPVTVCGAGALGANMVESLARSGFCQLRVIDRDRIEERNLSTQPYYRSDIGAFKAKILANNLYRALSVSIEAHSKELTPANVDRLLAKSAVAIDTFDNSIGRQAVKDYCASASIPCLHVGLAADYSEIIWNQHYRVPSPANDDICDYPLARNLVMLTVSVACEVIVTFAATQEQQNLTCTIKDFAVKPLML from the coding sequence ATGAGTATATTCTTTCACGAACAACTTTACCGCAGTCCGGCAGTGATGTCGCTGGTTAAAAATTTCCCGGTAACGGTGTGCGGTGCGGGCGCTTTGGGTGCGAATATGGTAGAGAGTCTGGCGCGATCGGGCTTTTGTCAGTTAAGAGTCATCGATCGCGATCGCATCGAAGAGCGCAACCTTTCCACTCAACCCTATTATCGATCGGACATCGGCGCCTTCAAAGCCAAAATTCTCGCCAACAACCTGTACCGCGCCTTGTCTGTCAGCATTGAGGCGCACTCCAAGGAATTGACACCCGCCAATGTCGATCGCCTGCTTGCCAAGAGTGCCGTGGCGATCGATACTTTTGATAATAGCATCGGGCGACAAGCAGTCAAAGACTACTGTGCGAGTGCCTCCATTCCGTGCTTGCACGTCGGATTAGCCGCCGATTACTCAGAAATAATTTGGAACCAACACTATCGGGTTCCTTCACCGGCGAATGATGACATTTGTGATTACCCGCTGGCGAGAAACTTGGTAATGCTGACAGTTTCTGTAGCGTGCGAAGTAATTGTTACCTTTGCTGCTACCCAAGAACAACAAAATTTAACTTGCACGATCAAAGATTTTGCGGTAAAGCCACTTATGTTGTAA
- a CDS encoding peptidoglycan-binding domain-containing protein, which yields MVGSQTFYYLLAVLGLLVLTGANAASYSGTSSSSTVCHTNDCHEPEVRYHKRILKHGSRGEDVKKLQKLLNARGVCPEPIALDGIFGRTTLDAVKIFQREAKLPVDGIVGGKTWDRLFTSS from the coding sequence ATGGTTGGATCGCAGACTTTTTATTATTTACTAGCAGTGCTCGGCTTATTAGTTTTGACTGGGGCAAATGCAGCCAGTTATTCTGGCACCAGCAGCAGCAGCACAGTTTGCCACACTAATGATTGCCACGAACCAGAAGTCCGTTACCATAAAAGGATTTTAAAACACGGATCGAGAGGTGAAGATGTAAAGAAACTGCAAAAACTGTTAAACGCCCGCGGTGTGTGTCCAGAACCGATCGCACTTGATGGCATTTTCGGTAGAACAACTCTAGATGCAGTGAAAATATTTCAGCGGGAAGCCAAGCTTCCTGTAGACGGAATTGTGGGAGGCAAAACTTGGGACAGACTGTTTACGAGTTCGTGA
- a CDS encoding DUF924 family protein produces MNEVLDFWFGRSHSREFGKVQKKWFEKDTDFDAEVRDRFLPQYERAASGELDSWQDSPENCLALIILLDQFPRNMFRATAQAFATDSKALAAAQHAVNSQFDRELLTVQKWFVYLPFEHSENLEHQQKSVELFRQLSGEPDSDSVIDFAMRHFQIIERFGRFPHRNQILGRDTTPEEAEFLKQPGSGF; encoded by the coding sequence ATGAATGAAGTTTTAGATTTTTGGTTTGGTCGATCGCACTCTCGCGAGTTTGGCAAAGTCCAAAAGAAGTGGTTTGAAAAAGATACGGACTTTGATGCCGAGGTGCGAGATCGCTTTCTGCCGCAATACGAACGAGCAGCCTCCGGTGAACTCGACTCCTGGCAAGATTCCCCGGAAAACTGCCTAGCATTAATTATACTCCTCGATCAATTCCCGCGCAATATGTTTCGCGCCACAGCCCAAGCCTTCGCCACAGACAGCAAAGCTTTGGCCGCCGCCCAACACGCTGTTAACAGTCAGTTCGATCGCGAATTGCTGACTGTACAAAAATGGTTTGTTTACCTGCCTTTTGAGCACAGCGAAAATTTAGAACACCAGCAAAAGTCTGTGGAATTATTTCGCCAACTCAGTGGCGAACCTGACAGCGATTCAGTGATTGATTTTGCAATGCGGCATTTTCAAATCATCGAGCGTTTTGGGAGATTTCCCCACCGCAATCAAATTCTGGGACGCGACACAACTCCGGAAGAAGCAGAGTTTCTCAAACAACCCGGTTCGGGATTTTAA
- a CDS encoding NAD(+) kinase: MQLKQVIIAHKARDLLSQRWAEQCARQLESRGCQVLMGPSGPKDNPYPVFLASSNSPIDLAVVLGGDGTALAAARNLSADGIPILAANVGGHLGFLTESFEDFQNTEEIWDRLAEDRYAVQKRMMLQAALFEGNRTNLEPQSDRFLALNEMCVKPASADRMPSCILEMEVDGEVVDQYQGDGLIVATPTGSTCYTASANGPIIHPGMDAIAVTPICPLSLSSRAVVLPPGSVVSIWPLADYELSTKLWMDGILATSIWPGQRVDVRMADCEAKFIILRENYSYYGTLREKLQWAGARIRYSNNHRN; encoded by the coding sequence GTGCAACTAAAACAAGTAATTATCGCCCACAAAGCCAGAGATCTCCTTAGCCAGCGGTGGGCAGAACAATGCGCCCGCCAGTTAGAAAGTCGTGGTTGTCAAGTTTTAATGGGCCCCAGCGGCCCGAAAGATAACCCCTATCCAGTATTTTTAGCTTCTAGTAACAGCCCAATTGATTTAGCCGTAGTCCTCGGTGGCGACGGTACAGCCCTAGCGGCAGCGCGGAATTTATCTGCTGACGGCATCCCGATTTTAGCTGCGAATGTCGGCGGACATCTGGGCTTTTTAACCGAGTCTTTTGAGGATTTCCAAAATACAGAAGAGATTTGGGACAGACTCGCCGAAGATAGGTATGCTGTGCAGAAGCGCATGATGTTGCAGGCGGCGCTTTTTGAGGGAAACAGAACTAATTTGGAGCCCCAGAGCGATCGATTTTTGGCACTTAACGAAATGTGTGTCAAACCTGCTTCTGCCGATCGAATGCCGAGCTGTATTCTAGAAATGGAAGTTGACGGCGAAGTAGTCGATCAATATCAAGGCGACGGTTTAATTGTCGCAACTCCCACCGGTTCGACTTGTTACACCGCATCCGCCAACGGGCCGATTATCCATCCTGGCATGGATGCGATCGCAGTTACTCCAATTTGCCCTTTAAGTTTATCAAGTCGGGCAGTAGTTCTGCCTCCCGGTTCCGTCGTCAGCATTTGGCCATTAGCAGATTACGAACTCAGTACAAAACTCTGGATGGACGGCATTTTAGCTACATCAATTTGGCCCGGACAGCGCGTAGACGTGCGGATGGCAGACTGCGAAGCCAAGTTTATCATTTTGCGAGAAAACTATTCTTATTACGGCACTTTGAGGGAAAAACTTCAGTGGGCCGGAGCTCGAATTCGTTACAGCAACAATCACCGCAATTAA